CTATGCGGTGTCCGGCGGACTGCGGGCCGCCTTTCTCACTGACCTTTTACAGGGGATTTTGATCATCGGCCTTTCCATTTTGTTGTTGCCCTTCGCCTATATCAAGATTAATCGGATCTACGGCAGTTCTGGATTTCATGGCGCTCTGCCAACCATCCACCGTCATTTGCCGGAATCGTTTTTTGACATCTTTGGCTCTCCGGCCAGTATCGATTTCACTTGGTATTATATCGCCGCGCTCGCGCTCATGTCCACCATCAACGTTGTGGTCGCTCCCAATATGCTGGTGGCCACCGGCTCAGCCAAGGACGAATACACTGCACGGATCGGCTTTACCAGCGGAAATTTCATGAAACGCTTTTGCACCATTTTTTGGGGCATGTTCGGCCTCGCGGCCGTGCTGCTTTATCGCGACACGTTATCCAATTCGGATCTGCTCTGGGGATTCGCCACCGTCGATCTTCTCGGTCCGATGAACCTGGGATTGGTCGGACTGATGATCGCCTCACTGATGGCCGCCCTGATGTCCACCGCAACCTGTCTCATGGTGACCGCATCCAGCCTGATCCTGCACAATCTCTACCGCCCTTTTTTCCGAGGCTATAAACCATCTCATGACATCCTCGTCGGCCGGATCACCGGCGTCGTCGTCATCGCCGGCGGTGCTTTGATCGCCACTCAGTTTGACAATATTCTGCAGATGCTCAAATTCACCTGGGAGTTCAACGTGGTCCTGGCTGCCAGCTTTTGGCTGGGCATGAAGTGGCGCAAAGCCAACCGCCCGGCTGCCTGGAGTTCCATCCTCTCCACCATGCTGCTCTTCAGTCTGATGCCGATCTTCACCCCGGTTTTCTTCCCCGGGTTGCGCAGCCATCCACATCTGCTTAAAATGACCAATCCCGCACCGCTGGTGCGGACTTTTACCGCCCATGAGATGGATGTGGCCGCCCGGCAAAAAGAGATCGCGGACTGGGAACAACTGGATCCTCTGCAACAGCAACAGCGCCCCAGACCGCAGTCGCTGCAACTCCGCGAGACCTTTAGTAAAACCGATATTCTGCCGCAGCGGTCCATTTTCTGGACACAGGGAATCAAAAAGGCAACGGACGGAACCGCTCAT
This portion of the bacterium genome encodes:
- a CDS encoding sodium:solute symporter family protein, translated to MFGLTYLDVLMILIYFAAVILIGVYSMRRIKNKEDYFLGGRRFGKVIQTFAAFGQATSTENVVGVTTTTFHNGASGIWSAMVMLFSTPMYWITSPWFRRLRLLTMGDFFEERYRSRRMAAVYAVIGCICMMANIAIGLSAMTKTIVATLPKTSAQFSPQEKSEYDRAMILERLEKSDYASLSEADRAQLAELRIERPQKFFSHLSESMIIWIVCLIVVLYAVSGGLRAAFLTDLLQGILIIGLSILLLPFAYIKINRIYGSSGFHGALPTIHRHLPESFFDIFGSPASIDFTWYYIAALALMSTINVVVAPNMLVATGSAKDEYTARIGFTSGNFMKRFCTIFWGMFGLAAVLLYRDTLSNSDLLWGFATVDLLGPMNLGLVGLMIASLMAALMSTATCLMVTASSLILHNLYRPFFRGYKPSHDILVGRITGVVVIAGGALIATQFDNILQMLKFTWEFNVVLAASFWLGMKWRKANRPAAWSSILSTMLLFSLMPIFTPVFFPGLRSHPHLLKMTNPAPLVRTFTAHEMDVAARQKEIADWEQLDPLQQQQRPRPQSLQLRETFSKTDILPQRSIFWTQGIKKATDGTAHGAGMLNLELLLVDTYLTDLSQKPYAWNETLRVLIRTVFPFLILILVARFTRQESSEALDRFYVKMKTKVHADPKQDAEELARSYENPKRYESMKLFRGSDWEFYRWKQVDSVGFLASVGLVFVLIGIMFFLVSIGG